The Candidatus Desulfovibrio trichonymphae region AAAAAAACGCCGCCCGCGCCGATCTACACAGGTGGACGCCCCTTGGATCCACAAAGCGCGCGCCACGGCCTGCCAAAAGCCATCACCATGCCCGATGCAGTCTCCCGCGCGTTGAAATTTAATCCCTCGCTGGGCGCGCGGGAATCGCAGAGCCGCGCTTCGGAAGAAGGCCGTAAATCCGCGCGCGGCGCCTTCGGCCCCAAACTCGGCATGAGCTATACCGCCGTGAAACAGGAAAAAAAAACATCCCCCTCTACCGTGCGGCCGCCGGAAATGGGCATGTACAGCTATGGCGTTGAAGTCTCCCAAACGGTTTTTCAGGGCTTCAAACTGCTCGCCGACTACCAGAAAGCCGCCCTGCAGGCAGACAGCGATCAGGCCGCTCTGCGCAAGGCTGAACTGGATATGACAGAACAGGTGCAGCGGTATTTTCTGAATTACCTGAGAGAGGAAGAAAATGTCCGCAGCGCGCAGGGATCCCTCGCGCGGCTGCGCGACCAGCTCAACATAACAAACGCCTTTTATGAAGTCGGGCTGCGACCGTGGCTTGATGTGCTGCAGGCGGAAGTGAATGTCAGCCAGTCGGAAAATCTGCTGGTTCAGGCTGAAAACAACCTTGACACCTGCCTTGCCATGCTCAACACCCTGCTGGGCCTGCCGGCCACGGCACAAACCGGCTATATGGGCAAACTGATCCATATCCCTTTTAATCTTTCCCTAGAACAATGTCTTGAAATCGCCTACCGGCAGCGGCCTGACCTGTATATAGCCGCAAGGGCCGTGGACATGGCCGGCAAGGATCAACGCGCAGTGCAAAGCGGCTACTACCCGCAAGTAGAGGCCTATTACAATATCACCAACACCGGCGATTCGCCGAACATGCAACGCGCAGGCGACAGCGGCTCACGCGGAACAACATGGGAAGCGGGAGCGCGAGCCACTTGGAACGTCTTTCAATGGGGCACCACATGGTACGCCGACAAGCAGGCAGGCTTTCTTGTGACAAGAATGCGCTATGAAGAAGAAAACCTGAAGCTTGATGTGGGCTATGACGTTAAATCAAAACTTCTCTCCGTGCGTGAAGCGGAAAAACGCATTGCCCTTGCTGAAAAAAGCGTGGAACAGTCCACAGAAGCCTTTAATGCCGCGCTGGCCCGCTACCGGGAACAGGTAGGCACCAATTTTGAAGTGCTCGACGCGTCATCAAAACTTACAACGGCAGAAGCGTCGCTGACAGGCGCAAAGGCAGACTATCTCACGGCACTGGCGCAAATTTATGCGGTCATGGGCGAATTTCGCCCTGACCTGATGAGCCCCTCTCTTCAACATCCTGACAAACAATGACAATCCATATGAACGGCAGTCTCACCATCACGCCGCTGGGGGGCCTCGGTGAAATAGGCATCAACTGTCAGCTTTGGGAGGGCGCGAGCGGCGTCGTTATGGTGGACTGCGGCCTGATGTTCCCTGACGACGCACATCTGGGCGTTGATGTGGTCATTCCGCATTTCGGCGCGGTGAGCGGCATAAAAGACAAACTGCTCGGCATCGTGCTCACACACGGGCATGAAGACCACATCGGCGCGCTGCCGTGGCTTGTTCCCGAACTTAGAGGCACGCGCATTTACGGTTCAAGCTTTACGTTGGCTCTCGTGGAGCACAAATTGCGCGAGCACGAAATTCTTGACTGGGTGGAACTGTGCCCTGTGAATGCGGGTACGGTTCTGGATCTGGGTGATCTGAGATTCCATTTCTTTCCTGTCTGTCATTCCATCCCTGAATGCTTCGGACTGGGAGTGGAAACGTCCGTCGGCCGTATTATCCACAGCGGCGACTTCAAAATTGATCCGCATCCGCTGAGCGGCACAGGAACCGACCTGCAGATGTTCAGAGATTTCGCCGGACTAAAAGGCGCGCGGCTTCTGCTTTCTGATTCCACCAACGTGATGCGCGACGGGCGTTCGCTCACGGAACGCGAGGTCAAGGAATCGCTCGCTGGAATTTTTGACGCGGCCAAAGGCCGCATTGTGATCACACTCTTTTCCAGCCATATACAACGGATACAGGAGGTTTTCGATCTCGCGGTGGAACGTGGGCGTACCGTGGTGGTAAGCGGCAAATCTCTGGCCGGGAATATTGACACTGCACGCGCACTGGGTTTTGTGAAGCCGCCTGCCGACTTTTTCAACGCTCACACTGGCGTGCCGGATTTCCCGGACGAAAAACTCGTTCTTATGGTCACCGGCGCACAGGGCGAACCGCTTTCAGCCCTTTCGCGCATGGTGCTTGGCGGGCATCGCCGGCTTTGTATACACAAAGGCGATACGGTGGTGATGAGTTCCAGAATGATCCCCGGCAACGTAAAAGCCGTTTCCCGGCTGATCAATGAAATGTACCGGCTCGGCGCGGAAGTGCTGTATGAAAGCGTGCATGCCGTCCACGCCTCGGGCCATGCGCACAGCGAAGAATTGCGCGACATGCTGCTTGCCGTGCGGCCGGAACTTTTTGTGCCGGTGCACGGCGAATACCAGCACCTTGTCAAGCACGGACGGCTGGCGCAACGTTGCGGCGTTGCCCCGGACAATATTGTGCTTTTGGAAAACGGACAACCGTTGACCCTGATGCCGGACGCATTCCGCCTGGACGCGCGCGTGCCGGTGGAATGCACGCTGGTGGACGGCAAGGGGGTGGGCGATGTCGGCTTTGCCGTCCTCAAGGAGCGCCGCATTTTGGGCGGCGAAGGCATGGTTGTTGTCGTTCTGGTCATGGATGCGGAAACAGGCAGTGTGCTCCACGGCCCGGAAATTATCTCAAAGGGATTTGTCTTTGGGCAGCGATACAGCCACCTGCTGGAAGACGCAAAATGTCTCGTGCTGGACGCAATCAAGTCAGCACATGGCCGTTCAGGCCGCATGCAGGACAACATCCGTTCCTCGCTGCGAAGTTTTTTCAAACGTGTGCTGGAGCGTGACCCTGTTGTAGTGGCAATTATCAGTGCAGTATGACAAGTTGTCACATGGCGTTTTTTCGGGCGACACTCTTCTGCAGCAATCCAAACAAGCGCTCTGTCTGATAACACACCAGGGTCTTGCTTTGTCCGGCAAGGCATCCTTGATGCGTTCCCGTCAACTTATTTTGAAGGTCGATAGGATCTGGGATCTGGCAGAAACAGGACGGGCAACCGATTGTTGTAAGCCTCATACGGCGCAGGCTGCACGGTTGTATGCGGGAAAAGAAGCAGGCTGCCCAAAAAATATAAGGGTAGCCTGCTGTGTTTTAATGTGGTCGGAGCGACTGGATTTGAACCAGCGACCCTCTGCTCCCAAAGCAGATGCGCTGCCAGACTGCGCCACGCTCCGTAATGTGTGTCTGAGGCCCGCAACTATTTCAATAGTTGCTGATTTATTAACAATGGCAATATATTTTGAAAAAATCAAGTGTAAAACAGTGGTATGCGGCGCAAGGCCTGAACAAGGCGTCCGCATCTGCCGTCAGATAGGGGAAAACGGTTTTGTTGTCTTGACTTTTTCTGTCTTGAAGTTGCACTGTGCCTCAGAACGCTTAATAAGGATACCAAATGAAAATCAGAAAACTTGTCGGCATTGATCTGCTCCCCAGTGAACGTCGGGCCAAAGAAATGGGCTTTCCTTATTTTCCTGTCCAAGAATTCATTGCATTCTATGCCGGGACGGATGTGGATATTATAGAAGTTCTTTGCACGCTGCAGCTTCGCGTGCCGGAGGATGGCACTGTGGAAGCCGCCGCGCAGGCCAGACAGCAATTTGAAAAGAAGCGGTACGCGCTTGAAATGTGCGGCGTCAGGGTGATTAAGTGCCCTTCCAAGCGAAGTCAAAACTCTCCCAGCGGTTTTAAGCAAAGCGATGACCAGCGGTTGATGATCAGAACACTGACTCTGGCCATGAAACTGCGTCCGGATTTTGTCACTCTTGTGGCGTCTGACGGGGATTATACGCCAATGGTGGAATCCTTGCGCGATGAGGGCATACGGACAGAAGTTGTCGCCTCGCTGCCGCTGCTGGCAAACGACTTGCGGCGACATGCGGTGAATGTGATTGATCTTGACGCAGTGCTTGAGGATCTGCGCGCGCAGCAATGCGCCAATGGAACCTGCCGTCAATTTGGATGCTCAACCTGACAGGGATTGGTCGCATGAGCAATACAACTACAGTAACTATGGCTCTAGACCATCAGGTCTTTGTTTTCGGTGACCAGCCTCTTGAGGCAACCGATGAGTTGCTCCAGAAACGGGCTGTTTGAGCGAGCCCCGCCGCCCCTCACGCGTCCGTCTGCATTATCCGCAGCATGCGCTCCAGGGCGAGTTTCGCGTTTTCCCGCAATTCCTCGGGGGCCGTGACCATAAAGCCGTCGTCCCCCGCCGCCACGGCGTCCAGACAGGCGGCGAGCCGCTTTTCTGTTGTCTGGGCCATATGTGTGCAGGCGCTTTCCACAAGAGGCAGCACCGTCACTCGGCCGCGGTTTTCGCTCGCCAGCCGTTT contains the following coding sequences:
- a CDS encoding TolC family protein codes for the protein MLVQNCHPPFFLPLVRLLCCVCCLVAWSDAQTEAVSKKTPPAPIYTGGRPLDPQSARHGLPKAITMPDAVSRALKFNPSLGARESQSRASEEGRKSARGAFGPKLGMSYTAVKQEKKTSPSTVRPPEMGMYSYGVEVSQTVFQGFKLLADYQKAALQADSDQAALRKAELDMTEQVQRYFLNYLREEENVRSAQGSLARLRDQLNITNAFYEVGLRPWLDVLQAEVNVSQSENLLVQAENNLDTCLAMLNTLLGLPATAQTGYMGKLIHIPFNLSLEQCLEIAYRQRPDLYIAARAVDMAGKDQRAVQSGYYPQVEAYYNITNTGDSPNMQRAGDSGSRGTTWEAGARATWNVFQWGTTWYADKQAGFLVTRMRYEEENLKLDVGYDVKSKLLSVREAEKRIALAEKSVEQSTEAFNAALARYREQVGTNFEVLDASSKLTTAEASLTGAKADYLTALAQIYAVMGEFRPDLMSPSLQHPDKQ
- a CDS encoding NYN domain-containing protein; its protein translation is MKIRKLVGIDLLPSERRAKEMGFPYFPVQEFIAFYAGTDVDIIEVLCTLQLRVPEDGTVEAAAQARQQFEKKRYALEMCGVRVIKCPSKRSQNSPSGFKQSDDQRLMIRTLTLAMKLRPDFVTLVASDGDYTPMVESLRDEGIRTEVVASLPLLANDLRRHAVNVIDLDAVLEDLRAQQCANGTCRQFGCST
- a CDS encoding ribonuclease J, whose protein sequence is MNGSLTITPLGGLGEIGINCQLWEGASGVVMVDCGLMFPDDAHLGVDVVIPHFGAVSGIKDKLLGIVLTHGHEDHIGALPWLVPELRGTRIYGSSFTLALVEHKLREHEILDWVELCPVNAGTVLDLGDLRFHFFPVCHSIPECFGLGVETSVGRIIHSGDFKIDPHPLSGTGTDLQMFRDFAGLKGARLLLSDSTNVMRDGRSLTEREVKESLAGIFDAAKGRIVITLFSSHIQRIQEVFDLAVERGRTVVVSGKSLAGNIDTARALGFVKPPADFFNAHTGVPDFPDEKLVLMVTGAQGEPLSALSRMVLGGHRRLCIHKGDTVVMSSRMIPGNVKAVSRLINEMYRLGAEVLYESVHAVHASGHAHSEELRDMLLAVRPELFVPVHGEYQHLVKHGRLAQRCGVAPDNIVLLENGQPLTLMPDAFRLDARVPVECTLVDGKGVGDVGFAVLKERRILGGEGMVVVVLVMDAETGSVLHGPEIISKGFVFGQRYSHLLEDAKCLVLDAIKSAHGRSGRMQDNIRSSLRSFFKRVLERDPVVVAIISAV